Sequence from the Microbacterium sp. 1.5R genome:
ATCGTCGATCTCGCGTTCGCGACCGAGCCGAGTGGCCGACAGCTCGACGGCCTCCTCGACGAGCTGACGACGCTCGCGCGGAGGCAGCAGGTCGGTCGTCTGAGTGTCGCCCTGCATTCGTCCGACACCGCTGGTCGCGGTTTCGTCGAGGGGCGGGGATTCGAGGTCGCGTCGATCCAGATGCTTCTCGAACCGCTGCCGTCTCGGGCGGCACAGCCGTCAGACGGCGCGTTCGTCGTGGCGCCGATGACCCCGGAGCGCTTCGCGAGCTTCGCTGCCGCGTCCGAGGCGGCCTTCGCGGAAGACCTGGTGGCATCCGGTCGGTATTCGGCGGAGGATGCCGTCGTCGAGTCGCACCGGCAGATGGAGCTCGAGCTGCCGGACGGCATCGATTCGGAGGGGCAGGAGCTGTTCACCGCCCATGTGGACGGCATCGAGGTCGGGGTGCTGTGGATCGGCGTCCGTCGGCGAGGAGGGCGCCCGCACGGGTTCATCCTCGACATCGAGATCGCCGAGGACCAGCGCCGCAAGGGCTATGGTCGTGATCTCATGCTCGCGGCCGAGCGCGAGGCCGCACGACTCGGTGCGGACTCGATCGGGCTGCATGTCTTCGGTTTCAACGCATCGGCGATCCGTCTCTACGAGAGCCTCGGCTACCGCCGGGTCGAGGAGCGCTTCCTGCTCACGGTGTGATCGCGACACGCGGGGTCGCGCGGGAATAGCGGCGCGGGGCGGGCGTTGGGCTCCACATGACTACTCTCGGAATCATCGGTGCAGGACACATCGGCAGCCAGATCGCACGGGTCGCCGTGGCGAACGGCTACGACGTGGTGATCGCGAACTCCCGTGGACCGGAGACGCTCTCGGATCTCGTCGCAGAACTCGGCGATCGAGCGACTGCCGCAACCGCGGTGGATGCGGCTGCGGCCGGAGACGCCGTGGTCGTCACCGTCCCCCTGGGCAAGATCGACGAGCTGCCGGTCGAGCAGCTCGCGGGCAAGATCGTGCTCGACACGAACAACTACTACTTCGAGCGCGATGGGCACATCGAGGCCCTCGACCGCGGCGAGACCACCACATCGGAGCTTCTGCAGGCGCAGCTGCCGACGTCGCGCATCGCCAAGGCGTTCAACCACATCCTCGCGGCCGACATCACGACCGACGGATCGCCCGCGGGCACACCCGATCGACGCGCCCTCGCCACAGCGGGCGATGACGTCGAGGCCGTCGCCTTCGTCACCCGCTTCTACGACGAGGCCGGCTTCGACACGGTCAACGTCGGACCCCTCAGTGAGTCCTGGAGGGTCGAGCGCGATCGCCCGGCATACGTCGTGCGCCAGAACGCGGACGAACTGACGGCGAACCTCGCGATCGCCAACCGTCTGCCCTGACGACACGGACGAGGGGAGCGGATGCCGAGGCATTCGCTCCCCTTTTCTCTGTCCGCCCCCGATGAAGCACCCGTAACATATGCGCCGCGTTGGGATACCAAACTTGTCGGGCGGTTCTCCGAGTGAGACAATTCGGTCATGGCGGGGGTGGGGACTACCGGCGAACTCGAGTCGGTGCGGGTGACGCGCGTTCTTCGCGATGACATCGTGCTCGGTCGGCGCGCCCCCGGTTCCCGGCTGGTCGAACGAGATATCGCGGCCGAGCTCAACGTCTCGCGGCTTCCGGTGCGCGAGGCCATCCGCACTCTCGTCGGCGAGGGAGTGGTCGTCGCACGCCCGCGGACCTGGGCAGTCGTGCGGGAGTTCACGCATCGGGACATCCGGGATTTCGGGGAGGTCCGCGAGGCGATCGAGACCCTGATCTTCGTCTTCGCCGCCGAACGTCACACCGACGAGGGGATCGCGCGGCTTCGAGCGGCCTATGAGCGCGAATTCGCCGCAGCATCCGCGGGCGAGATCGAGGCAGCGCGGATCGCTGCGGGCGAGTTCCACGAGATCTCGGCCGAGCTCGCCGGCAACGAGATGCTGGGCGAGCTCATCGCGGTGTTCGTCACACGGCTGCGCTGGCTCTTCGGGCAGCACGACGATCTGCTCGCGATGGCCGAGGAGCATCGGCTGATCCTCGAAGCGGTCGCCGCACGTGACACGGACGCCCTGCGCGTGATGGTCCCGCGCCATCTGGCCAGCGGGCAGGAAGCCGCCGAGCGACGCCTCAGCGACCAGGCATAGTCGATCTGATCGGCCCGGCCCGGCGTGCCGCGCGAACGCAGCGCACGACCGCGCCGCGCGGCCGACCACCGACCGGCCTGGAGAGCGGTCTCCCGCGGGGATATATTGGCCATACGGAATGGTTCCGGAGAGTCGTGTCCTGGGGAGCGATATGAGAGGCGTCGCCGTCGTCGCGGGGGGACTGCTGCTCCTCGGCGGAACGGTGCTCATCGCTGTCGCGGATCAGCAGCGTGTGGATGCCCTCGCCGAGGCGAGGGCGGCTGTCGTCCAGGCGGAAGAGCGGCTCGAGCTCGCGCGCGAGGTGAACCTCCGTCTTGCCGAGCAGCTGACGGCACTGCGCACCACCATCGCCGAACAGGAGACGCTGCTCACCGACACCTCCGGGTTCCTGCCGTGAGGCGAACGCTGTGATCCGGCGGTTCCTCTCCGTCACGATCGTCGCAGCAGTGATGCTGACTGCGGGCGTCGTCGGTCGCGCCGCGGCCCTGGACGAGGACAGGGCAGAGGCGATCGCCGAGCTGCAGTCGCTGGCGCAGTCGATCCGTACGGCGGAGATGCGCACGGACCACCTCGACGGATCGATCGCGATCGCCGAGAAGGACACCGCCGCACGAGCCGCAGTCCTCGAGGTGCGGCCCGCTTTCGTCGACGAGATCGCGGCGCTGACTGCGGCGATCGAGGGAGCAGCCGGCAAGGTCGACACCTCGGCACACAGGGCCTCCGCGCAGTCGGCCCAGCAGTCCGTGCTCGACGAGCGCAAGAACCCGGCGACCGTGGTCGCCGCCACCGCCACCGTGCATGCCCTCATCGACAAGGTGGGTCAGGACATCGGCAGCTGGGAGACGGCGCAGTACGCCGCTCCCTCGGGCCCCGCGTGGGCATCGAGCGGTCCGGACGGGTACGCGCGCGTGCGTGCCGCTCTCGACCAGGTCGGCGGCGGGGGAGTCGGGCTCTACGAATCGGCTTCCTGTGCGGGAGGGACCGCGCCGGCGTGCGCGAACAGCGGCGGCTTCATCAAGTACCGCGCCGACATCGTCGACTGGAGTGCCGACCGACTGAACTGGGCGATGGCGCATGAGCTGGCGCACATCTACCAATTCCGGGTGTGGGGCGCCCTGACGTCGTCAGATGCCTACTACTCCGCGTTCGGAGGAGACGCCGAGTTCCTTGCGAACTGCATGGCGGCGGTTCGCGGATATCCGGGATCTGTCGG
This genomic interval carries:
- a CDS encoding GNAT family N-acetyltransferase, yielding MPLELTPLTADAFDDWREATRARLVSLRQESGMHVGDDAVSHVDAVLDELLPAGHDTETSLILTIDDGDARIGTVWLAANNGVLFIVDLAFATEPSGRQLDGLLDELTTLARRQQVGRLSVALHSSDTAGRGFVEGRGFEVASIQMLLEPLPSRAAQPSDGAFVVAPMTPERFASFAAASEAAFAEDLVASGRYSAEDAVVESHRQMELELPDGIDSEGQELFTAHVDGIEVGVLWIGVRRRGGRPHGFILDIEIAEDQRRKGYGRDLMLAAEREAARLGADSIGLHVFGFNASAIRLYESLGYRRVEERFLLTV
- a CDS encoding GntR family transcriptional regulator, which encodes MAGVGTTGELESVRVTRVLRDDIVLGRRAPGSRLVERDIAAELNVSRLPVREAIRTLVGEGVVVARPRTWAVVREFTHRDIRDFGEVREAIETLIFVFAAERHTDEGIARLRAAYEREFAAASAGEIEAARIAAGEFHEISAELAGNEMLGELIAVFVTRLRWLFGQHDDLLAMAEEHRLILEAVAARDTDALRVMVPRHLASGQEAAERRLSDQA